The Malus sylvestris chromosome 12, drMalSylv7.2, whole genome shotgun sequence genome contains a region encoding:
- the LOC126593829 gene encoding uncharacterized protein LOC126593829, with amino-acid sequence MEGSGGNLDSLRASPGSSSNRRYGVLSASNIIRAPISTLLEYSGILRGRSNHQEAESLINGRSAAAFRDHHHSQLDQSPTTSNDGEVSIRIIGAGEQEHDREGPGIVSGPLREVTVLPNDVSAPPMAGVATVALGTEVVGQTDGRTDRTSGEGIPQSLNGSADGEGGDGTGANGRDSSYQRYDIQQAARGIEQVLPFSLLLLVVFIRQHLQGFFVTIWIAAVMFKSNDILRKQTALKGERKITVLMGISLAFALHVVGVYWWFQNDDLLYPLIMLPPKVIPPFWHAVFIITVNDSLVRQAAMVLKCLILMYYKNSRGRNYRKQGQMLTLVEYLLLLYRALLPTPVWYRFFLNKEYGSLFSSLMTGLYLTFKLTSVVEKVQSFFAALKALSRKEVHYGAYATSEQVNAAGDLCAICQEKMHAPILLRCKHIFCEDCVSEWFERERTCPLCRALVKPADLRSFGDGSTSLFFQLF; translated from the exons ATGGAAGGGTCGGGTGGCAATCTTGACTCGTTAAGAGCTTCTCCGGGAAGCAGTAGTAATAGGAGATATGGGGTGTTATCGGCTTCCAATATCATTCGGGCGCCAATTTCTACCTTATTGGAGTACTCGGGTATTCTCCGCGGCCGCTCTAATCACCAAGAAGCTGAGTCTTTGATTAACGGGCGTAGCGCTGCTGCGTTCAGGGATCACCATCATAGTCAGCTAGACCAATCACCGACGACAAGCAATGATGGGGAGGTTTCTATTAGGATAATTGGTGCAGGGGAACAGGAGCATGATAGGGAAGGACCTGGGATAGTATCTGGACCGCTGAGGGAAGTTACTGTACTGCCAAATGATGTTTCTGCACCACCAATGGCTGGAGTGGCTACTGTAGCGTTGGGAACTGAGGTTGTGGGTCAGACAGATGGCAGAACAGATCGTACTTCGGGAGAGGGCATTCCCCAATCGTTAAATGGAAGTGCTGATGGAGAAGGAGGTGATGGAACTGGGGCTAATGGCAGGGATTCTTCTTACCAGAGATATGACATTCAGCAGGCTGCTAGGGGTATTGAACAAGTCCTGCCCTTTTCCTTGCTTCTATTGGTGGTCTTCATCCGCCAGCATTTGCAAG GTTTCTTTGTTACAATTTGGATTGCTGCTGTTATGTTCAAGTCAAATGATATATTGAGGAAACAGACAGCTTTGAAG GGAGAAAGGAAAATCACGGTTCTAATGGGCATCTCTCTTGCATTCGCATTGCATGTGGTTGGTGTTTACTGGTGGTTCCAGAATGACGATCTTTTGTACCCACTAATTATGCTTCCTCCTAAAGTTATACCACCCTTCTGGCATGCTGTTTTCATCATCACGGTGAATG actccttggtccgtcAGGCAGCAATGGTGCTGAAGTGTTTGATATTAATGTACTACAAAAACAGTAGAGGCCGAAACTATCGTAAGCAG GGTCAAATGCTTACTCTGGTTGAGTATCTACTGCTCTTGTACCGTGCCTTGTTGCCAACACCAGTGTGGTACCGGTTCTTCTTGAACAAAGAATATGGGAGTCTCTTTTCATCACTAATGACAGGGTTATATTTGACTTTCAAGCTAACATCTGTTGTCGAGAAG GTGCAATCCTTCTTTGCTGCATTGAAGGCATTGTCACGAAAAGAGGTGCACTATGGGGCATATGCAACTTCAGAACAG GTCAATGCAGCAGGTGATCTATGTGCTATTTGCCAAGAGAAGATGCATGCTCCTATCCTACTTCGATGTAAACACATCTTTTGCGAGGACTGCGTATCAGAGTG gtTTGAGAGGGAACGGACGTGTCCGTTGTGCAGAGCTCTGGTAAAACCTGCAGATCTAAGATCATTCGGCGATGGATCAACGAGTTTGTTTTTCCAGCTGTTCTAA
- the LOC126593830 gene encoding uncharacterized protein LOC126593830, whose translation MAYRRRQGITRSSTFKEEIIHRPPDNSSAPNSSAPLQSSSSFSGSSSLAAQAIRASALSVERKNRSQDFSAYDDASAKSGFWGVLARKAKAILEEDGEFPQDDAAGGLVSQPSIASGGTQFQQQPYYQSYDNSRRTENPALRKGLDRITTSLNQLGDTFEKAFEEGRTIVENKTADIKMQIKRRGDNPDAHDQASYYGNQNSSPLQPKNHDTQLKASRDVAMATAAKAKLLLRELKTVKADLAFAKERCSQLEEENKRLRENRDKGNHRADDDLIRLQLETLLAEKARLANENSVYARENRFLREIVEYHQLTMQDVVYMDDEEVTEVNPLTSPTGVSRMLSISPPSSAPPSPPPEDSSSATSPVTKEISPILAKPQENKDVFVNEAMPSSDTLVPKQEHAKTPSSAGAATKTHSSTAEAATKSPPTAEAATKTLSVAAEDSKRPPASA comes from the exons ATGGCGTACAGGAGAAGGCAGGGGATAACAAGGTCGTCAACCTTCAAAGAAGAGATCATTCATCGCCCGCCGGACAACAGTTCTGCACCGAACTCATCTGCCCCTCTGCAGTCTTCATCGTCCTTCTCCGGTTCTTCGTCTCTCGCGGCTCAGGCGATCCGTGCTTCTGCGCTTTCCGTTGAACGCAAAAACCGATCCCAG GACTTCTCTGCCTATGACGACGCATCCGCAAAATCTGGGTTTTGGGGGGTTCTGGCTAGGAAAGCGAAGGCCATTCTCGAAGAGGATGGTGAATTCCCACAAGATGATGCGGCTGGAGGACTCGTATCGCAGCCCTCTATTGCCTCCGGTGGCACTCAG TTCCAACAACAACCATATTATCAGTCATACGACAACTCTAGAAGAACGGAAAATCCTGCACTCCGAAAGGGCTTGGATAGAATCACAACCTCCCTTAATCAGCTCGGGGACACGTTTGAGAAGGCTTTCGAG GAAGGTCGAACGATAGTGGAGAATAAGACAGCCGACATCAAAATGCAAATTAAACGAAGGGGAGACAATCCTGATGCGCATGATCAAGCTTCTTATTATGGGAACCAGAACAGTTCACCGTTGCAGCCTAAGAACCACGATACTCAACTCAAGGCATCACGCGAC GTTGCAATGGCAACGGCTGCCAAAGCAAAATTACTTCTTCGGGAGCTGAAAACCGTTAAGGCAGATCTGGCTTTTGCAAAGGAACGATGTTCTCAactagaagaagaaaataaacgcCTTCGCGAGAATCGTGACAAGGGAAACCACAGAGCAGATGATGACTTG ATCCGCCTTCAACTGGAGACACTTCTGGCAGAGAAGGCTCGATTAGCGAACGAGAATTCAGTTTATGCACGCGAGAATCGGTTCCTTAGGGAAATTGTTGAATACCACCAGCTGACAATGCAGGATGTTGTGTATATGGATGATGAAGAAGTCACAGAAGTTAACCCCTTAACCAGCCCTACCGGCGTCTCCAGGATGCTCTCCATTTCCCCGCCTTCATCAGCACCCCCATCCCCGCCTCCAGAGGACTCTTCATCTGCAACCTCACCAGTTACTAAAGAAATATCTCCTATCCTCGCCAAGCCACAAGAAAATAAAGACGTTTTTGTGAATGAGGCCATGCCAAGCTCCGATACCTTAGTTCCCAAGCAAGAACATGCTAAAACACCTTCTTCAGCAGGAGCTGCTACCAAAACACATTCTTCAACAGCAGAAGCTGCCACAAAATCGCCGCCTACAGCAGAAGCCGCCACTAAAACACTCTCCGTAGCAGCAGAAGATTCTAAAAGACCTCCTGCTTCTGCTTAA
- the LOC126593832 gene encoding uncharacterized protein LOC126593832 — protein sequence MDAPSHRFLEELLQSAVENHEDGGVVSEQSVQPATCALCQRAILPENEATEDVEIMCGDCKFLYLEDLGTPSHDSYQRTPPTRRRARTSSSESLENTFLQQFSHVINLVRQNQSPGAGLEELPVDGDSAARIPRRTSNRTTPSGSRRWRRVLSDTESEGYENVDSLYGETESNLSFGRYRVFHGENDANSFSAYGGDSDASVDLHGFLDIETVIQPDEGSAYDSDTDIDPMHAGLSQWNSDDAEDDDDEGDEEDDEWEEAGVEVNIVESRETPGGRLRNLLVSSPGRSNGPSNWRQQIYSPESEGMIRYRMRGTNQVYDLFSNVEESELLPYVGNSGDYLDARGFEELLEHLAEVDSLRRGAPPASVSLVNNLPRVVISKEHDKHADLACAICKDVLPIGTEVNQLPCSHLYHSSCILPWLSTRNTCPLCRYELPTDDRDYEEGKQNVGARAEIHNVRQQNASEDSSSGAFNRADEDEDEEHEQSAENREPATDGSRGENGRGRWFFLAAAPIVSLVGIVLVLWLGSPLLERRRLAGNQNFANQARHQSHVTGASPHHRENRSRPWWSLF from the coding sequence ATGGATGCACCCTCACATAGATTCTTGGAAGAGTTGCTTCAATCCGCTGTCGAAAATCATGAGGATGGTGGCGTTGTCAGTGAACAATCTGTGCAGCCTGCAACATGTGCTCTATGCCAAAGGGCTATTTTGCCCGAGAATGAGGCGACTGAAGATGTTGAAATTATGTGTGGGGACTGTAAATTTCTGTACCTTGAAGATCTTGGTACTCCCTCACATGATTCTTATCAGAGGACGCCGCCTACGAGAAGAAGAGCTAGGACCAGCAGTTCTGAGTCACTTGAGAATACTTTTTTGCAACAATTCTCGCATGTGATTAATCTGGTGCGGCAAAACCAATCCCCTGGCGCTGGGCTTGAGGAACTACCTGTGGATGGTGATTCTGCTGCTAGGATACCGCGGCGCACAAGTAACCGTACTACACCAAGTGGGTCTAGAAGATGGCGGCGGGTACTCTCGGATACTGAAAGTGAGGGTTACGAAAATGTGGATTCTCTCTATGGGGAAACTGAATCAAATCTCAGTTTTGGTCGGTACAGGGTATTTCATGGTGAGAATGATGCAAATTCTTTTAGTGCGTATGGAGGGGACTCTGATGCTTCTGTGGACCTACATGGTTTCCTAGATATTGAAACAGTTATTCAACCAGATGAGGGAAGTGCTTATGATAGTGATACTGACATTGATCCAATGCATGCTGGTCTTAGCCAGTGGAACTCAGATGACGCTGAGGACGATGATGATGAGGgggatgaagaagatgatgaatggGAAGAAGCTGGTGTTGAAGTAAACATAGTTGAATCTAGGGAAACCCCAGGTGGTCGGCTTCGTAATCTTTTAGTTTCGAGTCCCGGCAGAAGTAATGGCCCATCCAATTGGCGCCAACAAATATATTCTCCTGAATCTGAGGGTATGATTCGTTATAGAATGAGGGGAACCAATCAAGTATATGACCTCTTTTCTAACGTGGAAGAATCAGAGTTGCTGCCTTATGTTGGAAATTCTGGTGATTATCTTGATGCTAGAGGCTTTGAAGAATTGCTCGAGCATCTTGCTGAGGTTGATAGCTTAAGACGAGGAGCACCTCCAGCTTCTGTTTCCCTTGTGAATAATCTGCCTCGTGTTGTCATTAGTAAGGAACATGACAAGCATGCTGACTTAGCCTGTGCAATTTGCAAGGATGTATTGCCAATTGGTACCGAAGTGAATCAGCTTCCCTGCTCTCACCTGTATCACTCTTCCTGTATTTTGCCATGGTTGAGTACACGGAATACTTGTCCACTCTGTCGATATGAGCTACCAACAGATGACAGAGACTACGAAGAGGGGAAACAGAACGTTGGTGCTAGAGCGGAGATCCACAACGTCCGGCAGCAGAATGCAAGTGAGGACAGTTCCTCCGGTGCTTTCAACAGAGCTGATGAAGATGAGGATGAAGAGCATGAGCAGAGTGCAGAAAATAGGGAACCAGCCACTGATGGCTCGAGAGGAGAAAATGGGCGGGGGAGATGGTTTTTTCTCGCTGCTGCTCCAATTGTCAGTCTCGTGGGGATTGTTCTTGTGCTGTGGTTAGGAAGTCCCCTGTTGGAAAGAAGACGACTGGCAGGAAACCAGAACTTTGCCAATCAGGCCCGCCACCAGAGTCATGTCACCGGCGCCTCACCCCACCACAGGGAGAACAGAAGCCGACCATGGTGGTCACTTTTCTGA
- the LOC126593833 gene encoding protein PIN-LIKES 6-like, translating to MERVLMAVHLANQVGGESLLGTIKIAVLPIAKVFTVCALGLLMASKYVNIFPASGRKLLNGLVFSLLLPCLIFSQLGQAITLKKMLEWWFIPVNVVIGSTTGSMIGYIVASIVRPPYPFFKFTIIQIGIGNIGNVPLVLIAALCRDKSNPFGDTCKADGTAYISFGQWVGAIILYTYVFQMLSPPPEGTFDIEEKDLPIKSPQNSTSMTPEQIPLLTNDENNEETTRQEEVAETKEDAETNSNDTDKPKITKFFVFIYEKLKLKQVLQPPIIASILAMVLGAIPFLKKLIFTSDGPLFFFTDSCSILGEAMIPCILLALGGNLIDGPGSSKLGLRTTAAIIFARLVLVPPVGLGIVMLADKLGFLPANDKMFRFILLLQNTMPTSVLAGAVANLRGCGKEAAAVLFWVHIFAIFSMAGWIVLYLNLLF from the exons ATGGAGAGGGTTTTGATGGCGGTGCATCTGGCGAATCAAGTCGGAGGGGAATCGTTACTTGGGACGATCAAGATCGCGGTGCTTCCCATAGCAAAGGTTTTTACTGTGTGCGCCCTGGGGCTTCTAATGGCTTCCAAGTATGTCAACATCTTCCCAGCCAGTGGAAGAAAACTCTTGAATGGG TTGGTCTTCTCGCTATTGCTTCCATGTTTGATATTTTCTCAGCTTGGACAAGCCATCACCCTAAAGAAAATGCTCGAGTG GTGGTTTATTCCCGTGAATGTCGTGATTGGTAGCACTACAGGCTCCATGATAGGTTATATCGTTGCATCAATTGTCCGACCACCGTACCCCTTCTTCAAGTTTACAATTATACAGATTGGAATAG GAAACATCGGGAATGTGCCACTGGTTCTAATTGCAGCTTTGTGTAGAGACAAATCGAACCCTTTCGGTGATACGTGTAAAGCAGATGGGACTGCCTATATTTCATTTGGCCAGTGG GTTGGTGCAATCATTCTATACACGTATGTATTTCAAATGCTGTCCCCCCCTCCTGAAGGTACCTTTGACATTGAGGAGAAAGATCTCCCAATCAAAAGCCCTCAAAACAGCACGAGCATGACACCTGAACAAATTCCGTTGCTTACAAATGATGAAAATAATGAAGAGACAACACGTCAAGAAGAGGTTGCAGAAACTAAAGAGGATGCAGAAACTAACTCAAATGATACAGATAAACCTAAG ATTACAAAGTTCTTCGTATTTATATACGAAAAGTTGAAGCTCAAACAAGTTCTCCAACCACCTATAATAGCTTCT ATCCTGGCCATGGTACTTGGAGCAATACCATTTTTAAAGAAATTGATCTTTACATCTGATGGTCCACTTTTCTTCTTCACTGATAGCTGCAGTATCCTTGG CGAAGCCATGATTCCGTGCATTCTGTTGGCATTAGGTGGCAACCTTATTGATG GTCCGGGAAGTTCAAAACTTGGTCTACGGACAACTGCTGCAATTATATTTGCACGACTAGTCTTGGTGCCCCCGGTAGGACTTGGCATTGTAATGTTAGCCGATAAGCTTGGCTTCCTCCCTGCCAATGACAAAATGTTTCGATTTATCCTGCTGCTCCAGAACACAATGCCTACATCTGTCCTTGCTG GTGCTGTTGCAAATTTAAGAGGCTGCGGAAAAGAGGCAGCTGCCGTCCTGTTCTGGGTGCACATATTCGCCATCTTCTCCATGGCCGGGTGGATCGTCTTGTACCTCAACCTACTCTTCTGA